From the Burkholderia ubonensis subsp. mesacidophila genome, the window TGGTCGCGGCTATCGAACACGAGCGTGTTGACGAGCGCCCACGCGTCGTCCGCGCGCCGTGCCGGCGCAACGCGCGGCAACGCGCGGGCCGGCGTGACGATCAACGGTTCGGCATGCATCATGCGCCCTCCGTCCCGGCGAGCGTCAGCAGGACGCGCAGCCGGCACGCGCCGTCGCCGCCCCGCGCGAGCAGGTCGACGACGCGCGGCAGCACGTCGCGCATCCGCCGTGCGCCGCTCGCCGGATAGCACACGTAGCAGCGCCGATTCGAGTAGAACAGGTAGCCGTGTGACGGCAGGCGCTCGAAATCCGCGTGCTCCAGCACCCATCCGTCCAGTTCATCCGCTTGCAGTTTCATCGCGTCGTCTCCCGTTGGGCGCGCGAACCCTCCGTGCAGACCGCGCCTCATGCCGGTTGCGCGGCCGCGCACGCATGCACGACGCTCGCGAAGCGCTCGACCATCTCGTCGATGTCACGCTCGGTCGCGATGAAGGGCGGCGCGAACAGCACGTGATTGCCGCGCACGCCGTCCGCCGTCCCGGACCCCGGGTAGATCAGCAGGCCGCGCTCGAGCGCCTCGCGCTTCAGCCGCGCGGCGAACGCGCCACCGCCGCTGAACGGCGCCTTCGTCGTGCGGTCGTCGACGAACTCGACGCCGACGAACAGCCCCCTGCCGCGCACGTCGCCGACGCTCTCGACGTCGGCGAACCGTTCGCGCAGCCGCGCGCGCAGTTGCTCGCCGCGCGAGCGCACCGCGTCGAGCAGCTGCTCCTCCTCGATCGTGCGCTGCACTTCCAGCGCGACCGCGCAGGCGAACGGATGGTTCACATGGGTCTGGCCGTTGCCGAGCACGCCGGTGCCGTGCGCGATCGCGTCGTGGATCGCCGCGTTCGTCAGCACCGCCGCGATCGGCTGGTAGCCCGCCGCCAGCCCTTTGCCGACCGCGACGAGGTCCGGCACGATGCCGTCGTCGAGATACGCGAAGAGCGGCCCCGTGCGGCCCATGCCGGCCATCACCTCGTCGAGCAGCAGCAGCACGTCGTGCCGGTCGCATACCTCGCGGATCTTCTTCAGATAGCCCGGCACCGCCGGAACCGCGCCGTTCGTGGAGCCGACCACCGTCTCCGCGACGAACGCGCAGACGTTCTCCGCGCCGAGCGCGCGGATCTTGTCGTCGAGCTCGCGGGCGAGACGCGTCGTGTACGCGTCGTCGCTCTCGTCCGCGCGCTGGTGGCGGTACGCGTAGCACGGCGACACGAACTCGGCGGGCGGCAGCAGCGGCTCGAACACCGAGCGCCGCTGCGGATTGCCGGACACCGCGAGGGTGCCGAGCGTGCTGCCGTGATAGCCCTGGCGGCGCGCGATGAACGTCTGCTTCGACGCCTTGCCGCGCTCGCACTGGTACTGGTACGCGATCTTCATCGCGAGCTCCATCACCTCCGAGCCGCCGGACAGGAACTGCGCCTTCGCGAGCCCGTTCGACGCGGCGACGAGCCGCTCGGCCAGCTCCTCGGCGGCGGGCGTCGTGAAGCTGCCCGCGTGCGCCCACGCGATCTTGCGCGCCTCGCGCTCCATCGCCGCGACGATGCGCGGATGCGCGTGCCCGAGACTCGACACCGCGACGCCGCCGCAAGTGTCGAGATAGCGCTTGCCGGCGGCGTCCTCGATCCAGACGCCCGCGCCGCCCGTCGCGACGATCGGCGCGGCATTCAGGTTCTTGTAGATGACTGCTGACATGTGCGTTGTTCCGTGACGTGCGTGATCAGGTGCGGTCCCACGACGTGGGCGCGCGATGGAAACCCGGGCTGAAGCGCGAGTGGTTGCCGATCCGGCGCAGCCACCCGATC encodes:
- a CDS encoding aspartate aminotransferase family protein, which encodes MSAVIYKNLNAAPIVATGGAGVWIEDAAGKRYLDTCGGVAVSSLGHAHPRIVAAMEREARKIAWAHAGSFTTPAAEELAERLVAASNGLAKAQFLSGGSEVMELAMKIAYQYQCERGKASKQTFIARRQGYHGSTLGTLAVSGNPQRRSVFEPLLPPAEFVSPCYAYRHQRADESDDAYTTRLARELDDKIRALGAENVCAFVAETVVGSTNGAVPAVPGYLKKIREVCDRHDVLLLLDEVMAGMGRTGPLFAYLDDGIVPDLVAVGKGLAAGYQPIAAVLTNAAIHDAIAHGTGVLGNGQTHVNHPFACAVALEVQRTIEEEQLLDAVRSRGEQLRARLRERFADVESVGDVRGRGLFVGVEFVDDRTTKAPFSGGGAFAARLKREALERGLLIYPGSGTADGVRGNHVLFAPPFIATERDIDEMVERFASVVHACAAAQPA